In Clavibacter californiensis, the sequence ACCTACATCGGCCGGCTGTCGTTCTCGCTGTACCTCTGGCACTTCCCGGCGATCATCCTGCTGGCGTCGCTGCTCGGCACCGGCACCCTCGAGTACTACGGAGCCGCGATCGGCGCGACCCTCGTGCTCGCCATCGCCTCGTTCCACCTCGTCGAGGACCCGATCCGCCGCTCCAGCTGGCTCGACCCGAAGAAGGCCGGCCGCCGGTCCTCCGCTGCGCAGCTGAAGATGACCGTCGCGGCGCTCTCCGTCGTCGCGGTCGCCGTGGTGGGCGTCGTCGCCGTGGCCGTCGTCCGCGACGAGCCCAGCGGGCAGAGCCAGCTCGGCAGCGGCCAGAACGGCACGGGTGGCACCGCGACCCCGCCACCGGCCACGGGCAACGCCCTCGCGACCCGCTCGGAGCAGGTCACCGCCGCGCTCGCCACGGACGCGTGGCCGGCCCTGGATCCCGCCGTCGAGTCGTTCGGCGACTTCGGCCGCGACGTCATCGCGACCGAGTGGGCGAAGGACGGCTGCCTCGGCGCCGACCTGGCCAAGGAGAAGGACGCGATCAAGAACACCGAGCACTGCGTGTACGGCAACGCGGCCGCGGGTCCGGAGAAGACCGCGGTCATCTTCGGCGACTCGCTGGCGATCAGCTACGCGCCCATGCTCCGCACGAGCCTCGGCGACGACTGGAAGGTGCGCGTGCTCACGATGGCGCGCTGCCCCGCGTCCACCGTCACGAGCACGGACACCGACGGCTCCGAGTACACGGAGTGCACGGACTTCCGCAACTGGGCGCTCGGCGAGATGAACGCCACGAAGCCCGCGCTCATCCTGATGAGCGAGGCCGTCGACAACTCCTACCTGTCGAGCAAGGCCACGGGCGGCGCCGCCGACCGCGAGTGGCAGGCCGGCGCGCTCACCACGATGAACTCGCTGAAGACCGCGGCGTCCAACGTGATCGTCCTGTCCCGCCCGCCGGCAGCCACGGCCCTCGTGGAGTGCAAGACGCCGACGAGCTCGCCGAACGACTGCCAGTCCACGGTGTCGCCCTCGTTCATCAGCCACGCGCGCACCATGGAGGCGGCGGCGACCGAGGTCGGCGCACCGGTCCAGTTCATCAACACGCAGGGCTGGTTCTGCAGCCAGGGCACGTGCCCGGCGTTCGTGAACGGGATCCCCGTGCGCGGCGACACGTCGCACCTCACGGCCCGCCAGTCGCAGGACCTCGCGCCGATCATGGCGGACATCCTGGCGCCGCTCGGAATCGGCGCTGCGCCGGCTCCGGCCGCCGGCTGACCCGCCCGCACCACCGCACGCCACGACGGGCGCTCCTCCTCCGGGAGGGGCGCCCGTCGTCGTGCGCCCGGCGGCGCGGACGTCCGCGCGGTAGGCGCGCACGAGCGCTGCGCGACGGGAGCGTGACCTGCCCCGCGCGGAGGTGACGCGCACCGACGGGTCCAGCGCTCATCGCTCGGTCGTGGACCACGCCCTGAGCACGATGGGCCACCGTGCGGCGGTTCCGGGCTCGCCTGCGGGCCCGCGCACGCCGCCAGCGCTCTGGACGCGGTCAGCGCGCCCTGGGGAGCGCGGCTCCGAGCGTCAGCCCCGCGGCGCCTTCGCGGCCGCCGAGCGGCTCGTGAGGCGGCGTGCGACGCCGATGAACGGCACCTCCACGAACCGGTGCACGAGCCACGAGACGACGAGCGTGACGGCGATGGCCGCGGCGACCCGCACGATCCCCTCGGGCACGTCGACGGCGCGCACCACGCGGTAGGCGAGCGGGTGCAGGAGGTACGCGGCGTAGGAGACCGCGCCGAGCCAGATCAGCACGCGCGAGTGGGTCGCCCGGCGCGACGCGTAGAACGCGAAGAACAGGCCGAGGCCGAGCAGGAACGACACGGCGTAGTCGAACGGCGGCCACGCCGCGTCCTGCCCGCCGTTGAGGTACGTGAACAGCGGCACGCCCACGACGCCCGCGACGAGGAGGCCGCGCCATGCGGTGGATCCGTCGCGGTCGCGCAGGTGGATCGCGTGCCCGAGCGATGCCGTGTAGAGCAGCAGCGGCAGCGTCCAGGGCAGCTCGCGCTCGAGCACCCGGCCCGCGATGGCCGCGGCGACGAAGCCGGCGAGCCAGACGTAGCCCATGGCGACGCTGCGGTCGAGGCGGCCGATGAGCTTCGCGACGAGGGACTGGCCGTAGAAGATCAGCTCGATGCCGAGGGTCCATGCCGTCGGCACGATCGTGTAGATGCCCACGGCGCCCTGCACCATGAGCACGTTCGCCATGATCACGAGGGGCCCGCCGAGCTCGCCGTCGCCCGTGGTCCCGATCCACAGCATCATGAGGCCGAGCACGAGCCAGTAGAGCGGGAAGAGCCGGTAGAGGCGACGCACGAGGAAGGTGCGGGTGTCCTGGCGCTGGAGGCTGAGGGGGATGACGTAGCCGCTGACGAGGAAGAACGCGACGACGCCCACGCGCCCCGCGTCGATCCACTGGCGGCTGAAGTCCTCGAACGCCGGGTACTCCGCGGCGATGAGGTGCTGCAGCACCACGATGAAGGACGCGACGCCGCGGACCGCCTCGAGGAACTCGATCTTCCGACCGGTCTCGCTCTTCACTGTCACGGTGCTGGTCACGCGGGCTCTCCTCTGGTGCGGGCGCGACGCTCCCGAGGCACCGCTTCGACCCTAACCGCCGGGCTGCGCGCGGGAAGGTGGGGGGATGCCCCTACTTCTGGGCGCTCTCGTCGAGGACCTCGGTGCGCACGAACTTGCGCACCTCGGCACCCATCAGCTTGTAGCCCGTCATGTTGGTGTGGATCCCGTCGCGGAAGAACTCGGTCCGCCACTTCATGTCCTTGTTCGTCAGGTTCACCCACGGGTTGAAGAAGTGGTACCCCTGCGCGTCGGCGAACTGCTCGAGGTGCGCGTTGACCTCGGGCGGCGTCTCGGGCGAGGCGTTCTGCGGCGGGATCCCGAGGATCACCGTCTCCTTGGGCGCGAGCTTCTCGACCGTCTGGATGATGTCGGCGTCGAGCTGCGTGTCCGGCACGCCCGCGATGCGGTTGTTCGTGCCGATCATGATGAGCGCCACGTCGACGTCCTCGACGGTGGGCGTGTTGGCCGCCATGACGGTGCTCGTCGCGCCGTCGGTGCCCCAGCCGCCCGCGAAGGTCAGCGGGTCGCCCACGACGTAGTCGACGTACGCCATGCCCTGGTCGATGCCCTGGGGCAGCGTGCCGACGAAGCCGTTCGTGTTCGAGTCGCCCATGACGACGATGCGGACCATGTCCTCGGGCGCCGTCGTGGCGGACGCCTCGGGGGTGGGTTCGCCCTCGGTCGCGGTCGGGGCGGGCTGCGGGCCGCTGGTGCACCCGGCGAGCAGGAGGACGGCGGCGAGGGCGCCGAGAGCGCCCCGGGCCATGCGACGTGCGGGCATAGGTGTTCATCCGATCGTGGAGGGGTCCGCGGCAGCGGCGAGCCGGTGACCCCGTCAGCCGCTGCGATCACGGGGCCGCTCGGAAACCATTGTGACATGCGGTTTCCATCGTCCCGGTGGCGGCGTGGCGCGCCGCCGATCCCCGGAGGGCGTGATCGGCCCCCCGGCCGGCAGGCGGCCGGGCCTCGGATCGGCGCGGGTCAGGCGGTGTGGGCGAGGCGCACGAGCGCCTGTACGGCGGCGTGATCCGAGGGAGAACGGCCCTCGAACGTGTACGGGTTGATGGCCGAGTCGACCACCTCGACGCCGCGGCCCGCGAGGATCCAGTCGATGCGCTCGCCCTCGGGGACCGGGTCGCCGTACGCCGTGAACGTGCCGATCCCGGGGGTCGCGTGGTGCGCGGCCGTGGTCCAGGTGTCGGCGAGGCCGGCGTCGCGCGTGAGGATGTCGTACGCCGCCGACTCCTCGGCCGGCGCGTTGAAGTCGCCCGTGACGACGACGGGCGCGCCGGACGCGACCTCCTGCAGCCGCTCGGTGATGAGGTCGGCGCTCTTCACGCGCGCGAGCTCGGACTCGTGGTCGAGGTGGGTGTTG encodes:
- a CDS encoding acyltransferase family protein; this encodes MGRDLVGPLRLQLALRERRHRLLRVRRPHLAVPPLLVALGRGAVLPRLARADLPGDHVRPPPHPQEPGQARARLFTQTIGITVGVLIVASLAWGFYETSARPTVAYFSTFSRAWELGIGALLAIFAARLATLPAAIRPALGYVGLAGIIASFFLVSGDDAFPVPFGLLPVVSTALVIASGIGGVSKAMVPITNPVTTYIGRLSFSLYLWHFPAIILLASLLGTGTLEYYGAAIGATLVLAIASFHLVEDPIRRSSWLDPKKAGRRSSAAQLKMTVAALSVVAVAVVGVVAVAVVRDEPSGQSQLGSGQNGTGGTATPPPATGNALATRSEQVTAALATDAWPALDPAVESFGDFGRDVIATEWAKDGCLGADLAKEKDAIKNTEHCVYGNAAAGPEKTAVIFGDSLAISYAPMLRTSLGDDWKVRVLTMARCPASTVTSTDTDGSEYTECTDFRNWALGEMNATKPALILMSEAVDNSYLSSKATGGAADREWQAGALTTMNSLKTAASNVIVLSRPPAATALVECKTPTSSPNDCQSTVSPSFISHARTMEAAATEVGAPVQFINTQGWFCSQGTCPAFVNGIPVRGDTSHLTARQSQDLAPIMADILAPLGIGAAPAPAAG
- a CDS encoding acyltransferase family protein; this encodes MTSTVTVKSETGRKIEFLEAVRGVASFIVVLQHLIAAEYPAFEDFSRQWIDAGRVGVVAFFLVSGYVIPLSLQRQDTRTFLVRRLYRLFPLYWLVLGLMMLWIGTTGDGELGGPLVIMANVLMVQGAVGIYTIVPTAWTLGIELIFYGQSLVAKLIGRLDRSVAMGYVWLAGFVAAAIAGRVLERELPWTLPLLLYTASLGHAIHLRDRDGSTAWRGLLVAGVVGVPLFTYLNGGQDAAWPPFDYAVSFLLGLGLFFAFYASRRATHSRVLIWLGAVSYAAYLLHPLAYRVVRAVDVPEGIVRVAAAIAVTLVVSWLVHRFVEVPFIGVARRLTSRSAAAKAPRG
- a CDS encoding SGNH/GDSL hydrolase family protein; translation: MPARRMARGALGALAAVLLLAGCTSGPQPAPTATEGEPTPEASATTAPEDMVRIVVMGDSNTNGFVGTLPQGIDQGMAYVDYVVGDPLTFAGGWGTDGATSTVMAANTPTVEDVDVALIMIGTNNRIAGVPDTQLDADIIQTVEKLAPKETVILGIPPQNASPETPPEVNAHLEQFADAQGYHFFNPWVNLTNKDMKWRTEFFRDGIHTNMTGYKLMGAEVRKFVRTEVLDESAQK